The following coding sequences are from one Clostridioides difficile ATCC 9689 = DSM 1296 window:
- the purH gene encoding bifunctional phosphoribosylaminoimidazolecarboxamide formyltransferase/IMP cyclohydrolase, with the protein MSKRALISVTDKTGVVEFAKELNKLDYEIISTGNTFKTLKENGVNVMQVEDVTNFPEILDGRVKTLNPYIHGGILYKRDKESHVETVNEHKIHSIDLVAVNLYDFEGTLKAGKSHDEIIENIDIGGPSMIRSAAKNYKDVIVVVDIKDYDSIIEKLKTDTMTLEDRKKLSYKAFSTTGRYDALISSYFAGEVGDTYPDILNLTFQKEQTLRYGENPHQNGFLYSQSNAKNPILNYEQLGGKELSFNNLNDLHGCLEVMREFKDSEEVVSVAIKHANSCGVGLGKDAFEAYTKCYEADKVSIFGGIVGITSTIDKATAEKLNEIFLEIVVAYDFEPEALEILKQKKNLRILKLAKIENSLQPYEMKYLDGKLLIQDRNNILAEKSENVTKEKPTDAQLKDMEFGMRVVKNMKSNAIAIVKNGQTLALGCGQTSRIWALKNALENNKDKDFTGAVLASDAFFPFDDCVTLAHEYGISAVVQPGGSIKDKDSIEACDKYDMVMVFTGIRHFKH; encoded by the coding sequence ATGAGTAAGAGAGCTTTAATAAGTGTAACTGACAAGACTGGTGTAGTGGAATTTGCTAAAGAGTTAAATAAATTAGATTATGAAATTATATCTACAGGAAATACATTTAAAACATTAAAAGAAAATGGTGTTAATGTAATGCAAGTTGAAGATGTTACAAATTTTCCAGAAATATTAGATGGAAGAGTAAAAACATTAAATCCATATATACATGGTGGTATACTTTATAAAAGAGATAAAGAATCTCATGTAGAAACTGTAAATGAACACAAAATACATTCAATAGATTTAGTAGCTGTAAATCTATATGATTTTGAAGGAACTTTAAAAGCTGGAAAAAGTCATGATGAAATAATTGAAAATATAGATATTGGTGGACCATCTATGATACGTTCTGCTGCCAAAAACTATAAGGATGTAATAGTAGTAGTAGATATAAAAGATTATGATTCTATAATAGAAAAATTAAAAACAGATACAATGACATTAGAAGACAGAAAAAAATTATCATATAAAGCTTTCTCAACTACAGGAAGATATGATGCGTTAATATCTAGTTATTTTGCTGGAGAAGTTGGAGATACGTATCCTGACATATTAAATTTAACTTTCCAAAAAGAACAAACTTTAAGATATGGAGAAAATCCACATCAAAATGGTTTCTTATATTCACAGTCAAATGCAAAAAATCCAATCTTAAATTATGAGCAATTAGGCGGTAAAGAACTTTCTTTTAACAACTTAAATGATTTACATGGATGTTTAGAAGTAATGAGAGAATTTAAAGATAGTGAAGAAGTAGTTTCAGTAGCTATAAAACATGCTAATTCATGTGGGGTAGGGTTAGGAAAAGATGCTTTTGAAGCATATACAAAATGTTATGAAGCGGATAAGGTTTCAATATTTGGAGGAATAGTAGGAATAACTTCTACTATAGATAAAGCTACAGCAGAGAAATTAAATGAAATATTCTTAGAAATAGTAGTAGCATATGATTTTGAACCAGAAGCTTTAGAGATACTTAAACAAAAGAAAAATCTAAGAATATTAAAATTAGCTAAAATAGAAAATAGTTTACAACCATATGAAATGAAATATTTAGATGGAAAATTATTGATACAAGATAGAAACAATATATTAGCAGAAAAAAGTGAAAATGTAACAAAGGAAAAACCAACAGATGCACAACTTAAGGACATGGAATTTGGTATGAGAGTAGTAAAAAATATGAAATCAAATGCAATTGCAATAGTAAAAAATGGACAAACTCTAGCTTTAGGTTGTGGACAAACATCAAGAATTTGGGCATTAAAAAATGCTCTTGAAAATAACAAAGATAAAGATTTTACAGGAGCTGTTTTAGCGTCAGACGCATTTTTCCCATTTGATGATTGTGTAACATTAGCTCATGAATATGGAATATCAGCAGTAGTTCAACCAGGTGGCTCTATAAAAGATAAAGATTCAATAGAAGCTTGTGACAAGTATGATATGGTTATGGTATTTACAGGAATAAGACACTTCAAACACTAA
- the purD gene encoding phosphoribosylamine--glycine ligase, with amino-acid sequence MKILVVGGGGREHAICWKLSKEKNVEKIYCAPGNAGIANVAECVNIGDTNIEELLKFAKENEIGLTIVGPEVPLVMGIVDEFEKEGLRVFGPNKKCAQLEGSKAFSKEFMIKHNIPTAKYKEYTNLEEAISEIDSFGYPVVIKADGLAAGKGVVIPENREDAIATLKEMMSDKKFGAAGDKIVIEEFLKGIETSILAFVDNDTIVPMASAKDHKKVNNYEQGPNTGGMGTFSPSEIYTEELANKVKETVLEKTLEGFKKDGLNFKGILFVGLMITEDGEKVLEYNVRFGDPETQSVLFRLETDLHEIMEAILDNKLKDIEINYSDDEAVCVMLTSGGYPDSYEKGKIITGLENLDDDIVVFHSGTKMFDGNLVTNGGRVIGITAKSTTVKDAAEKVYENIKKINFEGMHYRTDIGR; translated from the coding sequence ATGAAGATATTGGTTGTAGGCGGTGGCGGAAGAGAGCATGCTATATGCTGGAAACTAAGCAAAGAAAAAAATGTAGAAAAAATTTATTGTGCACCAGGTAATGCAGGAATTGCAAACGTAGCAGAATGTGTAAATATAGGTGATACTAATATAGAAGAACTTTTAAAATTTGCCAAAGAAAATGAAATAGGTCTGACAATAGTAGGACCAGAAGTACCACTAGTTATGGGAATAGTAGATGAGTTTGAAAAAGAAGGATTAAGAGTATTTGGACCTAATAAAAAATGTGCTCAACTTGAAGGAAGTAAAGCTTTTTCAAAAGAATTTATGATAAAACATAACATACCTACTGCAAAATATAAAGAATATACAAACTTAGAAGAAGCTATATCAGAAATAGATAGTTTTGGATATCCAGTAGTAATAAAAGCGGACGGATTAGCTGCTGGAAAAGGTGTTGTAATACCTGAAAATAGAGAAGATGCTATAGCAACTTTAAAAGAAATGATGTCAGATAAGAAGTTTGGAGCTGCTGGAGATAAAATAGTAATTGAAGAGTTTTTAAAAGGAATAGAAACTTCAATTCTAGCATTTGTAGATAATGATACAATAGTTCCTATGGCAAGTGCAAAAGACCATAAAAAAGTAAACAACTATGAGCAAGGTCCAAACACTGGGGGAATGGGAACTTTTTCACCTAGTGAAATATATACAGAAGAATTAGCAAATAAAGTAAAAGAGACAGTATTAGAAAAAACTTTAGAAGGCTTCAAAAAAGATGGACTTAATTTTAAAGGTATTTTATTTGTTGGTCTTATGATAACTGAAGATGGAGAAAAAGTACTTGAATATAATGTAAGATTTGGAGACCCTGAGACACAATCTGTTTTATTTAGATTAGAAACAGATTTACATGAGATAATGGAAGCTATACTAGATAATAAGTTAAAAGATATAGAAATAAACTATAGTGATGATGAAGCTGTGTGTGTTATGCTTACATCAGGAGGGTATCCAGACAGTTATGAAAAAGGGAAAATTATAACTGGTCTTGAAAACTTGGATGATGATATAGTAGTATTCCATAGTGGCACTAAGATGTTTGATGGTAATTTGGTTACCAATGGAGGAAGAGTAATTGGTATAACTGCAAAGTCAACTACAGTTAAGGATGCAGCAGAAAAAGTTTATGAAAACATAAAGAAGATAAACTTTGAAGGAATGCACTATAGAACAGACATAGGAAGATAA
- the purE gene encoding 5-(carboxyamino)imidazole ribonucleotide mutase, which produces MKVAVVMGSKSDYPKLEEGIKLLEKYGIEVVARALSAHRTPEQLSIFLKEIEDDTDVIIAAAGKAAHLPGVIASQTLIPVIGLPIKSSTMDGLDSLLSIVQMPKGIPVATVTIDLGLNAALLALQIMTLKYPKLKEDLKSYREEMAQKVLEDDKNLRG; this is translated from the coding sequence ATGAAAGTAGCAGTAGTTATGGGTTCAAAATCAGATTATCCAAAATTAGAAGAAGGGATAAAACTGCTTGAAAAATATGGAATAGAAGTTGTAGCAAGAGCATTATCAGCTCATAGAACACCAGAACAACTTTCAATATTCCTAAAAGAAATAGAAGATGATACTGATGTAATAATAGCAGCAGCAGGAAAAGCAGCACACTTACCAGGTGTAATAGCTTCACAAACATTAATTCCTGTAATAGGATTACCTATTAAATCATCAACTATGGATGGACTAGACTCACTTTTATCAATAGTTCAAATGCCAAAAGGAATCCCAGTTGCAACAGTTACAATAGACTTAGGTTTAAACGCAGCTTTATTGGCATTACAAATAATGACTTTAAAATACCCAAAATTAAAAGAGGATTTGAAATCATATAGAGAAGAGATGGCACAAAAGGTGTTAGAAGACGACAAGAATTTAAGGGGGTAG
- the purF gene encoding amidophosphoribosyltransferase, which yields MCGVLGIYSNKDVTKELYYSLYSMQHRGQESCGLALLDDGEIKYKKDMGLVGDVFKENELSKLKGNIGIGHVRYSTAGGSHVSNCQPLVGSCRKRQLAIAHNGNLVNANYLKDMLEEDGYMFQTNSDTEVILYILARYYKGDIVESLKVTMDYIKGAYALVIMSQEELVAVRDPHGFRPLVLGKKGDEYIFASENCAIDILGGEVIRDVEPGEIIVVKDGELKSYFYSENYKPVKKSCIFEHIYFARNDATIDNVNAYEFRIKCGERLAQNETVKADMVVPVPDSGWPGAIGYANASGLKISEGLVKNRYVGRTFIKPTQEEREIAVKIKLNPLSTIIKGKSIILVDDSIVRGTTSKQLVKSLREAGAKEIHLRITSPPVAYSCYYGIDTPNRSKLIASSNNVEEMREYIGCDSLKFLDIEGMLDATEHKSTFCKACFDGEYPVKKIDKEELLSC from the coding sequence ATGTGTGGAGTTTTAGGGATTTACTCTAATAAAGATGTAACTAAAGAACTATATTATTCTTTATATTCTATGCAACACAGGGGGCAAGAAAGCTGTGGTTTAGCTCTTTTAGATGATGGAGAAATTAAGTACAAAAAAGATATGGGATTAGTTGGAGATGTTTTTAAGGAAAATGAATTATCTAAGTTAAAAGGAAATATAGGGATTGGACATGTTAGATATTCAACAGCTGGAGGAAGTCATGTTTCTAATTGTCAACCTTTAGTTGGAAGTTGTAGAAAAAGACAATTAGCCATAGCTCATAATGGAAATCTAGTTAATGCAAATTATTTAAAAGATATGCTAGAAGAAGATGGATATATGTTCCAAACTAATTCAGATACAGAAGTGATTTTATATATACTTGCTAGATATTACAAAGGGGATATAGTAGAAAGTTTAAAAGTGACAATGGATTATATAAAAGGTGCATATGCTCTTGTAATAATGAGTCAAGAAGAATTGGTTGCAGTTAGAGACCCACATGGATTCAGACCTCTTGTACTTGGTAAAAAGGGTGATGAATATATATTTGCATCAGAAAATTGTGCAATAGATATACTTGGCGGAGAAGTTATAAGAGATGTAGAGCCAGGAGAGATAATAGTAGTCAAAGATGGAGAACTAAAATCATATTTTTATTCAGAAAATTATAAACCAGTTAAGAAAAGTTGTATATTTGAACACATATACTTTGCAAGAAATGATGCAACTATAGACAATGTAAATGCATATGAATTTAGAATTAAATGTGGTGAGAGATTAGCTCAGAATGAAACTGTAAAGGCAGATATGGTAGTTCCAGTTCCAGATTCAGGTTGGCCAGGAGCTATTGGTTATGCAAATGCTAGTGGATTAAAAATAAGTGAAGGCTTAGTTAAAAATAGATATGTAGGAAGAACATTTATAAAACCTACACAAGAAGAAAGAGAAATAGCAGTAAAAATAAAATTAAATCCTCTTTCAACAATAATAAAAGGAAAATCTATAATTTTAGTAGACGACTCAATTGTAAGAGGAACTACATCTAAACAATTAGTAAAATCTTTAAGAGAAGCAGGAGCAAAAGAAATTCATCTTAGAATAACTTCTCCTCCAGTAGCTTACTCTTGTTACTATGGAATAGATACTCCAAATCGCTCTAAATTAATTGCATCAAGTAACAACGTAGAAGAAATGAGAGAATATATTGGATGTGATAGTTTAAAATTCCTAGATATAGAAGGAATGTTAGATGCAACAGAACATAAGTCTACTTTCTGTAAAGCTTGTTTTGATGGAGAATACCCAGTTAAGAAAATTGATAAGGAGGAACTACTTTCATGTTAA
- the purN gene encoding phosphoribosylglycinamide formyltransferase, with the protein MLNIGVLISGGGTNLQAVIDGTESGEIKGQVKVVISSKQGAYGLERAKNHNIKAICETDEDKIIEILKENKIDLVVLAGYLKIISPKLVNEFRNKMINIHPSLIPSFCGAGFYGEKVHQGVIDYGAKVTGATVHFVDEGADTGPIIMQDVVKVNQDDDAKTLAKRVLEVEHRILKESISLFCENKIKLQGRRVFINE; encoded by the coding sequence ATGCTAAATATAGGAGTTTTAATATCTGGTGGGGGAACAAATTTACAAGCAGTTATAGATGGTACTGAGTCTGGAGAAATAAAAGGTCAGGTTAAAGTAGTTATCTCAAGTAAGCAAGGTGCTTATGGGCTAGAGAGAGCTAAAAATCATAACATAAAAGCAATTTGTGAAACTGATGAAGACAAGATAATAGAAATTCTTAAGGAAAATAAAATAGATTTAGTAGTTTTGGCTGGTTATTTAAAAATAATCAGCCCAAAGCTGGTTAATGAGTTTAGAAACAAAATGATAAACATACATCCATCATTAATTCCTTCATTTTGTGGAGCTGGATTCTATGGAGAAAAAGTTCATCAAGGTGTTATAGATTACGGAGCTAAAGTAACTGGTGCTACAGTTCATTTTGTTGATGAAGGTGCTGATACTGGACCAATCATAATGCAAGATGTAGTTAAGGTAAATCAAGATGATGATGCAAAGACACTTGCAAAAAGAGTGTTAGAAGTTGAACATAGGATTTTAAAAGAAAGTATAAGTCTTTTTTGTGAAAATAAAATAAAACTTCAAGGTAGGAGAGTGTTTATAAATGAGTAA
- the purC gene encoding phosphoribosylaminoimidazolesuccinocarboxamide synthase, with amino-acid sequence MLLYEGKAKQVYSTDNENEYVVYYKDDATAFNGEKKAEISSKGILNNKISTIIFEMLKENNINTHFIKSLSDREMLVKKVEILPLEVIVRNIAAGSICKRVGLEEGVVFDEPIFEISYKNDAYGDPMLNDDYAVAMKLATREELKFLREETLKINELLKAFFLKLNLKLVDFKIEFGKDSEGNIILADEVSPDTCRLWDVNTNEKLDKDRFRKDLGDLVEGYTEVLSRMNNK; translated from the coding sequence ATGTTATTATATGAAGGAAAAGCAAAACAAGTATATTCTACAGATAATGAAAATGAATATGTTGTTTATTATAAAGATGATGCAACAGCATTTAATGGAGAAAAAAAAGCAGAAATATCTTCAAAAGGTATACTAAATAATAAGATATCAACAATAATCTTTGAAATGTTAAAAGAAAATAATATAAATACTCACTTTATAAAAAGTTTATCAGATAGAGAAATGTTAGTTAAAAAAGTAGAGATTTTACCATTAGAAGTAATAGTAAGAAATATTGCTGCTGGTTCTATCTGTAAAAGAGTTGGTCTTGAAGAAGGTGTAGTTTTCGATGAGCCAATTTTTGAAATAAGCTACAAAAATGATGCTTATGGGGACCCAATGCTAAATGATGATTATGCAGTGGCAATGAAGTTAGCAACTAGAGAAGAGTTAAAATTCTTAAGAGAAGAAACTTTAAAAATAAATGAGTTACTAAAAGCATTTTTCTTAAAATTAAACCTAAAGTTAGTTGACTTTAAAATAGAATTTGGTAAGGATTCTGAAGGAAATATAATATTGGCAGATGAAGTATCACCAGACACTTGTAGACTTTGGGATGTAAATACAAATGAAAAGTTAGATAAGGACAGATTTAGAAAAGACCTTGGAGACCTTGTAGAAGGTTATACAGAAGTACTTTCAAGAATGAATAATAAATAG
- a CDS encoding spore coat protein codes for MRNMIENLIKNNTYIDDKVIMLSMLSSAKASANMYLNSALTSSTPELRAIYSASLTQMVEGHTALTELSINKGWVKPYDKPIQQLTCSYKESQNVID; via the coding sequence ATGAGAAATATGATAGAAAATCTAATTAAGAACAATACTTATATAGACGATAAAGTAATAATGTTAAGTATGCTTTCATCTGCTAAAGCATCTGCCAATATGTATCTTAATTCTGCATTGACAAGTAGTACACCTGAATTAAGAGCTATATATTCAGCTTCATTAACTCAAATGGTAGAAGGTCACACAGCACTTACAGAATTAAGTATTAATAAAGGATGGGTTAAACCATATGATAAACCTATTCAACAGTTAACATGTAGTTATAAAGAATCCCAAAATGTTATTGACTAA
- the purM gene encoding phosphoribosylformylglycinamidine cyclo-ligase gives MLTYKESGVDIDEGNRAVDLIKGKIKGTYDGNVVGDLGNFSGLYSLKDFVGMKEPVLLASTDGVGTKLKIAQMMDKHDTVGIDLVAMCVNDLICQGAKPLFFLDYIALGKLVPEHIEKIVGGIADGCKMSGCALIGGETAEMPGMYGEDDYDLAGFSVGIADKEKIVSGNNVKSGDVLVGISSSGVHSNGFSFIRKIFLETYNYKMEQYVEELGMTVGEALLTPTKIYVKLALDVLAKHDIKAIAHITGGGLIENITRVIPKGLGLDINKKSWEKPPIFKMIEGFNAVDERELHKSFNMGIGLVLIVDKENADDVVNFINNRENDNADYVDKKYSELLEDKAYIIGEVVDSHEGVELC, from the coding sequence ATGTTAACATATAAAGAATCAGGTGTAGATATAGATGAAGGAAATAGAGCAGTAGACCTTATAAAAGGTAAAATAAAAGGAACTTATGATGGAAATGTAGTTGGAGATTTAGGTAACTTCAGTGGATTATACAGTTTAAAAGATTTTGTAGGTATGAAAGAACCAGTTTTGCTTGCATCTACAGATGGTGTTGGGACTAAGTTAAAAATAGCTCAGATGATGGACAAGCATGATACTGTTGGAATAGATTTAGTTGCAATGTGCGTGAATGATTTAATTTGTCAAGGAGCAAAACCATTATTCTTCCTTGACTATATAGCTCTTGGGAAATTAGTGCCTGAGCATATAGAAAAAATAGTTGGTGGAATTGCAGATGGTTGCAAAATGTCTGGTTGTGCACTAATTGGTGGAGAAACTGCTGAAATGCCTGGAATGTATGGAGAAGATGACTATGATTTAGCAGGATTTTCTGTGGGAATAGCAGACAAAGAAAAGATTGTTTCTGGAAACAATGTTAAATCAGGAGATGTATTGGTTGGTATATCTTCAAGTGGAGTACACAGCAATGGATTTTCTTTTATAAGAAAGATATTTTTAGAAACTTACAATTATAAAATGGAACAATATGTTGAAGAACTAGGAATGACAGTTGGAGAAGCACTTTTAACACCAACTAAAATATATGTTAAATTAGCTTTAGATGTATTAGCTAAACATGACATAAAAGCTATAGCTCACATAACTGGTGGAGGGCTTATAGAAAATATAACAAGAGTTATACCTAAAGGGTTAGGACTAGATATCAATAAAAAATCTTGGGAGAAGCCTCCTATATTTAAAATGATAGAAGGTTTTAATGCTGTTGATGAGAGAGAACTTCATAAGAGTTTTAACATGGGTATTGGGCTAGTTTTAATAGTAGATAAAGAAAATGCTGATGATGTTGTAAACTTTATAAATAATAGAGAAAATGACAATGCTGATTATGTAGATAAAAAATATAGTGAATTATTAGAAGATAAAGCTTATATAATTGGTGAAGTAGTAGATAGTCATGAAGGTGTAGAATTATGCTAA
- a CDS encoding HAD family hydrolase — translation MINLIFDVDDTLYNQLTPFYTAYNKVFSSIKDISIEDLYMSSRKYSDEVFHMTENGEMPIKEMHIYRIMKAFEELGNSITEKDAQSFQDEYIYQQSQITLIPEVERILNFSKERNINLGIITNGPSNHQRMKLKQLNIENWVDKSNIFISSEVGFSKPDTNIFRVAENVMNLDRENTYYVGDSYRNDVLGAKKAGWKSIWLNHRGHEVEELFYKPDFVILEHKDLISLFIKICSYKNM, via the coding sequence TTGATTAATTTAATTTTTGATGTAGATGATACTTTATATAATCAATTAACGCCTTTTTACACTGCATATAATAAAGTGTTTTCTTCAATAAAGGATATTTCTATTGAAGATTTATATATGAGTAGTAGAAAGTATAGTGATGAGGTATTTCATATGACTGAAAATGGAGAAATGCCAATCAAAGAAATGCATATTTATAGGATAATGAAAGCTTTTGAGGAGTTGGGAAATTCTATTACAGAAAAAGATGCACAAAGTTTTCAAGATGAGTATATATATCAACAATCACAAATTACACTAATACCAGAAGTTGAGAGGATTTTAAATTTTTCTAAAGAAAGAAATATTAATCTAGGAATTATAACTAATGGCCCATCAAACCATCAAAGAATGAAGTTAAAGCAGTTAAATATTGAAAACTGGGTTGATAAAAGTAATATTTTTATTTCTAGTGAGGTTGGATTTTCTAAGCCAGATACTAATATTTTTAGAGTAGCTGAGAATGTTATGAATTTAGATAGAGAAAATACATATTATGTGGGTGATTCTTATAGAAATGATGTATTAGGTGCTAAAAAAGCTGGTTGGAAGAGTATATGGTTGAACCATAGAGGACATGAGGTAGAAGAGTTGTTTTATAAACCTGATTTTGTAATTTTGGAACATAAGGATTTGATATCTTTATTTATAAAAATATGTAGTTATAAAAATATGTAG
- a CDS encoding nitroreductase family protein, whose protein sequence is MLEVIKNRRSIRTYIDKNIEEDKITEILKSAMQAPSSKNAQPWEFIIVDDKELLKQLSKSQHRAKHIEFAPLCIVVLGNRDKFLKPGKWIQDLGACTQNLLLEVTNQGLAACWAGVFPKNKVVNKVRQTLDLPLKLVPYALISIGYSEEKNEFIDRFDENKIHRNVYKNR, encoded by the coding sequence ATGTTAGAAGTTATAAAAAATAGACGTTCAATAAGAACATATATAGATAAAAATATAGAAGAAGATAAAATAACTGAAATACTAAAATCAGCTATGCAAGCACCTTCATCAAAAAATGCTCAACCTTGGGAATTTATTATAGTAGATGATAAGGAACTGCTGAAACAGCTCTCAAAGTCACAGCATAGAGCAAAGCATATAGAATTTGCACCATTATGTATAGTAGTGCTTGGAAATAGAGATAAATTCTTAAAACCTGGTAAATGGATACAAGATTTAGGTGCTTGCACACAAAATTTATTATTAGAAGTTACTAATCAAGGTCTAGCTGCTTGTTGGGCAGGAGTATTTCCTAAAAATAAAGTGGTAAATAAAGTTAGACAAACTTTAGACTTACCATTAAAATTAGTTCCTTATGCACTTATATCTATTGGATATAGTGAAGAAAAAAATGAGTTTATAGACCGATTTGATGAAAATAAAATACATAGAAATGTATATAAAAATAGATAA